From Pseudoalteromonas rubra, one genomic window encodes:
- a CDS encoding phage tail protein codes for MSENLTPNTPLVPPNHTPLQRALDQHGQLTQTLEASISLLRGFKSHPNPNLLPWLVWEYGLDPLEPYLDNLDQVLLQGLSWQRIRGTRASLAMAVGWLGEPLLHIEESGSPRHFYRYQLHLDSVPGEWQLNRLAQLSELSAPARSELVRITYQLDIRELALSSGQFGDLLSDQSGFRYTLQDGKQVRLSRQRTHRGRTELSAQSGSKVLRKRGQLWGQVHNHQLGTLVLSEPSASHLQSGISHQRAIVSHIQTQPGLWQASWSIVSWSDSQTPQLVQCHYSLT; via the coding sequence ATGTCTGAAAACTTAACCCCGAATACACCTTTAGTACCACCCAATCACACTCCACTACAACGGGCGTTAGATCAGCACGGGCAGCTCACTCAAACACTGGAAGCAAGTATTTCGTTGCTGAGGGGCTTTAAGTCTCACCCCAACCCTAACTTGTTGCCCTGGCTGGTTTGGGAATATGGTTTGGATCCATTGGAGCCGTATCTGGACAACCTGGATCAGGTGTTGTTGCAGGGGCTGAGCTGGCAGCGGATCCGAGGTACGCGGGCGAGTCTGGCGATGGCTGTCGGCTGGCTCGGGGAACCCTTATTGCACATTGAGGAGTCTGGATCACCTCGGCACTTTTATCGTTATCAGTTGCATCTTGATAGTGTACCAGGTGAGTGGCAACTCAATCGGCTGGCACAGCTGAGTGAGCTAAGTGCACCGGCCCGCAGCGAGCTGGTCCGGATCACTTATCAGCTTGATATTCGCGAACTAGCGCTTTCGTCGGGACAGTTCGGCGACTTGCTCAGTGATCAGTCTGGTTTTCGTTATACCTTGCAAGATGGCAAGCAAGTGAGGCTGTCTCGCCAGCGTACGCACCGCGGACGAACGGAACTGTCTGCGCAGAGCGGGAGCAAGGTGTTGCGCAAGCGAGGCCAACTGTGGGGTCAGGTCCACAATCACCAGCTGGGTACGCTGGTGCTCAGTGAACCGTCTGCAAGCCACCTTCAGTCTGGTATTTCGCATCAACGTGCCATTGTTAGTCATATCCAAACCCAACCCGGACTCTGGCAAGCAAGCTGGTCAATAGTGAGTTGGTCTGACAGTCAGACACCTCAGCTTGTGCAGTGCCATTACTCACTTACTTAA
- a CDS encoding DUF4815 domain-containing protein, which yields MLQDYYHNYDKANGYERLLFRSGRGLQSRELNDLQSQVRHQVKGIADVLLKDGDLVSGDDVVIDAVSGEVQLSTAQVYLDGHIRDIAAAKFTIALQGGVDIGVWLTHSVVTETEDPSLRDPAVNALNYDEPGAARLQQHCQWGLREDALAEDDAFYPVHRIEDGVLIIKQAPPQLDAVTQALARYDREANGGSYVVEGMALSYRDREADQQVFSLQEGKAHIQGYEVAFDTARSTAFDWDPDIGTVREEPKAFISVPASDDGARSMRVDLDFFPVKAVEEVNVSIEKSAILTRAQLAGGEDLLPDESVLEILSVTQGETTFVAGVDFLFLRNHISWQLSGAEPAPGSQFEVRYRFRTQVAIEHDEFGFTLQKQQPQGELVENALITVDYQWYRPRIDLVVLDRFGQLKRIKGQPAHQLPVAPKVPANHLPLAQVSQSWFTDQAPEIENLAVRAVSMSELEQMQSQISDLYQLLAIERLRNDANSEESASKFGVFVDPFIDDDMRDAGIEQTAAIVDGELILPLSADIIELPLPSGNVLTLPYELEDVLAQTKQTGSMKVNPYQAVEPIPATVRLTPSVDHWTQTSRSWTSPITRRFDIGRGLRRLTRTRTSTQVLSRTTRQAQFMRSRWVNFTISGFGPQETLERVTFDGISVQAQEV from the coding sequence ATGCTACAGGATTATTATCACAATTATGATAAAGCCAATGGCTATGAGCGGCTGCTGTTTCGTTCCGGGCGTGGTTTGCAAAGCCGGGAACTAAACGATTTACAATCGCAGGTTCGCCACCAGGTTAAAGGGATTGCCGACGTCTTGCTCAAAGATGGTGATTTGGTGTCCGGCGATGATGTCGTGATAGACGCTGTGTCGGGAGAGGTTCAGCTGAGCACAGCCCAGGTATATCTGGACGGTCATATCAGGGACATAGCCGCAGCCAAATTTACTATTGCGCTGCAAGGTGGTGTGGACATTGGAGTCTGGCTCACCCACAGCGTTGTAACGGAAACTGAAGATCCTTCGCTTAGAGATCCGGCCGTCAATGCCCTCAATTATGATGAGCCCGGCGCTGCCAGATTGCAGCAGCATTGTCAGTGGGGACTGCGAGAGGACGCGCTGGCCGAGGACGATGCGTTTTATCCTGTACACCGTATTGAAGATGGTGTGCTGATCATCAAGCAAGCACCACCTCAGCTGGATGCGGTGACTCAGGCACTGGCCCGTTATGACCGTGAAGCCAACGGCGGCAGCTATGTCGTTGAAGGGATGGCGCTGAGTTATCGTGACCGCGAAGCCGATCAGCAGGTCTTTAGCCTGCAAGAGGGGAAGGCGCATATTCAGGGATATGAAGTGGCCTTTGATACTGCGCGCAGCACTGCCTTTGACTGGGACCCGGATATTGGCACGGTCAGAGAAGAGCCCAAGGCGTTTATCAGTGTTCCGGCATCAGACGATGGCGCACGCAGTATGCGGGTTGACCTGGACTTCTTTCCGGTTAAAGCCGTAGAAGAAGTGAATGTCAGCATAGAAAAAAGCGCGATATTGACGCGGGCTCAACTGGCAGGTGGAGAGGATCTGCTTCCGGATGAGTCAGTACTGGAGATCCTGAGTGTCACGCAGGGAGAGACGACCTTTGTTGCCGGCGTTGATTTCCTCTTCTTACGGAATCACATCAGCTGGCAGCTCAGTGGTGCAGAACCAGCCCCTGGCAGCCAGTTTGAGGTGCGATACCGCTTTCGTACTCAGGTGGCAATTGAACATGATGAGTTCGGTTTTACCCTGCAAAAGCAGCAGCCACAGGGAGAGCTGGTTGAGAATGCTCTGATCACTGTGGACTATCAGTGGTATCGGCCACGCATTGATCTTGTGGTGCTGGACCGCTTTGGTCAGCTTAAGCGCATTAAAGGACAACCGGCACATCAGCTGCCCGTTGCGCCAAAAGTGCCGGCCAATCATCTGCCACTGGCGCAGGTGAGTCAGAGCTGGTTTACCGATCAGGCACCGGAGATTGAAAACCTTGCGGTCAGGGCGGTGTCTATGTCTGAGCTGGAACAAATGCAGTCTCAGATCAGTGACTTATATCAGTTGCTGGCGATTGAGCGGTTGCGTAATGACGCCAACAGTGAGGAATCTGCCAGCAAGTTCGGCGTATTTGTCGACCCTTTCATTGATGATGATATGCGTGATGCCGGCATTGAACAAACGGCAGCGATTGTCGATGGTGAGCTTATTTTACCCCTGAGCGCGGATATCATTGAACTGCCTTTGCCAAGCGGTAATGTGCTGACTTTGCCTTATGAACTTGAAGACGTGCTGGCGCAAACGAAACAAACTGGCAGCATGAAGGTCAACCCCTATCAGGCAGTTGAACCTATTCCTGCCACGGTGCGTTTGACACCCAGTGTCGACCACTGGACCCAGACAAGCCGCAGCTGGACCAGCCCCATCACCCGACGTTTTGATATCGGCCGGGGGTTGCGCAGGTTAACGCGCACACGCACCAGCACTCAGGTGCTGAGCCGCACCACGCGTCAGGCTCAATTCATGCGTTCACGTTGGGTGAACTTTACTATATCCGGATTTGGTCCGCAGGAAACCCTGGAGCGGGTGACCTTTGATGGGATCAGTGTCCAGGCTCAGGAGGTTTAA
- a CDS encoding baseplate assembly protein, with the protein MTDLFDFTALPAPDILESIEFEDIYQARVARFKALAPQYTDALALQSDPLSVCLQVESYRELLLRQRINEAVQSNLLATAQDADLDQLGLFYGVLRAASEADSGFRQRIRQKTLASSTAGSKDHYRNAALTAAPSAIRDVEVDSPESGKVRVAVLFHADQEPTAALQQVRSYVLSDEVKVLTDTVDVELAEAIEVDVHADIYLNSNTPLRVFEQLEAKLRAAWQTELSLGTVMTPSWLSAQLHVAGVKHVEIHTPASLVEVAANQYVQLKQVSLCLKT; encoded by the coding sequence ATGACCGACCTTTTCGATTTTACGGCGCTCCCTGCGCCCGATATTTTAGAATCTATTGAATTTGAAGACATTTATCAGGCGCGTGTGGCGCGGTTTAAAGCCCTTGCGCCGCAGTATACTGACGCACTGGCCCTGCAAAGCGATCCGTTATCGGTATGCTTGCAGGTCGAAAGTTACCGCGAGCTGTTACTACGGCAGCGTATTAATGAAGCCGTACAGTCTAACTTACTGGCAACAGCGCAGGATGCTGATCTGGACCAACTTGGGCTGTTTTACGGTGTCCTGCGGGCAGCCAGTGAAGCAGACAGCGGGTTCCGTCAACGGATCCGGCAAAAGACCCTGGCATCCAGTACGGCGGGCAGTAAAGATCATTATCGCAATGCGGCACTGACTGCCGCGCCCAGTGCGATCCGTGATGTGGAAGTAGACAGTCCCGAGTCCGGTAAGGTACGCGTGGCGGTGTTATTTCATGCGGACCAGGAGCCGACAGCGGCATTACAGCAAGTACGCAGCTATGTACTCAGTGATGAAGTCAAAGTACTGACTGATACAGTGGACGTAGAGCTGGCAGAGGCCATTGAGGTGGATGTCCACGCTGATATTTACCTCAATTCAAATACACCTTTACGGGTGTTTGAACAGCTGGAAGCCAAGCTGCGTGCTGCATGGCAGACAGAGCTGTCGCTGGGCACGGTGATGACACCCAGTTGGCTCAGTGCTCAGTTACATGTTGCAGGCGTCAAGCATGTTGAAATCCATACCCCTGCTTCTTTGGTCGAAGTGGCGGCAAATCAATATGTTCAGCTGAAGCAGGTAAGTTTATGTCTGAAAACTTAA